A part of Hippea maritima DSM 10411 genomic DNA contains:
- the pilB gene encoding type IV-A pilus assembly ATPase PilB yields MTTLLGQLLLWNNVITQQQLDEALEEQKKSKKKLGTILIEKGFVDEKILNDFLSKQYGVESVDLNSIDISKDVIKKVPPQIAKKYTLIPVAIEKNKIKVAISDPTNIFALDEVRFVTGMNVIPLFSNERSILRAIDKYYGTSTELEEIADEIAEFSSDVNVIKEEEEAEDVKDLERSAEDEPIIKLANTILSRAVVSGASDIHIEPYENELRIRYRIDGKLKTIMTFARSMAPKLTSRIKIMSKLNIAEKRLPQDGRIRIKVSGKDIDLRVSTLPTVYGEKVVMRILDRSNVRVDLEKLGFEDDDLTRYLKAIQKPYGMILVTGPTGSGKSTTLYASLNKINKDDVNIMTVEDPVEYNLDGINQVHVKEDIGLTFASALRSFLRQDPDIIMVGEIRDSETAEIAIRAALTGHLVFSTLHTNDAPSTVMRLVDMGIERYLIASSLILVLAQRLVRKICPYCKKQLDVPPEALEEIGFSKEEAKTVKVYKGEGCDYCNETGYKGRVALYEVMPISEKIRRMILESASVEEIRKQAIEEGMATLRMSGLKKIKEGVTTIEEVMNVTFN; encoded by the coding sequence ATGACAACTTTATTAGGCCAACTTTTATTATGGAATAATGTTATAACTCAACAGCAACTTGATGAAGCCTTAGAGGAACAGAAAAAAAGCAAAAAAAAGCTTGGGACTATACTTATAGAAAAGGGATTCGTAGATGAAAAAATACTGAATGATTTTTTAAGCAAACAATACGGTGTAGAAAGTGTAGACCTAAATTCTATAGATATATCGAAAGACGTAATAAAAAAAGTTCCGCCTCAAATAGCAAAAAAGTATACATTAATACCTGTAGCTATAGAAAAAAACAAGATAAAAGTAGCCATATCAGACCCAACAAATATATTTGCTTTAGATGAAGTAAGATTCGTCACAGGCATGAATGTTATTCCATTGTTTTCAAACGAACGCTCAATTTTAAGGGCTATAGACAAATATTATGGAACATCAACAGAACTTGAAGAAATTGCAGATGAAATAGCAGAATTTTCATCTGATGTAAACGTAATAAAGGAAGAGGAAGAGGCCGAAGATGTAAAAGATTTAGAAAGGTCTGCAGAAGATGAACCCATTATAAAACTTGCCAATACAATACTATCAAGAGCTGTAGTAAGCGGGGCAAGCGATATACACATAGAGCCTTACGAAAATGAACTAAGAATAAGATATAGAATAGACGGTAAATTAAAAACAATCATGACATTCGCAAGAAGTATGGCTCCAAAGCTAACATCACGCATCAAGATTATGTCAAAACTAAACATAGCAGAAAAAAGATTACCACAAGACGGTAGAATAAGAATAAAAGTTTCAGGAAAAGACATAGATCTCCGTGTATCCACGCTTCCTACGGTATACGGCGAAAAGGTTGTTATGAGAATATTAGACAGAAGTAATGTACGAGTCGACTTAGAAAAATTAGGATTCGAAGATGATGATTTAACGAGATACCTAAAAGCCATACAAAAACCATACGGAATGATATTGGTAACAGGCCCAACAGGAAGTGGAAAATCCACAACTCTATATGCTTCTTTAAACAAGATAAATAAAGATGATGTCAATATAATGACCGTTGAAGACCCGGTTGAATACAACCTTGACGGAATAAATCAAGTTCATGTAAAAGAGGATATAGGCTTAACATTTGCATCTGCGTTAAGATCGTTCCTACGCCAAGATCCAGATATAATAATGGTCGGTGAAATAAGGGATTCAGAAACAGCAGAGATAGCAATAAGGGCTGCCTTAACAGGACATTTGGTCTTCTCTACCCTCCATACCAACGATGCTCCCTCCACAGTAATGAGGCTTGTTGATATGGGAATAGAGCGTTACCTCATAGCATCTTCCTTGATCTTGGTTTTAGCCCAAAGGCTCGTAAGAAAGATATGCCCATATTGCAAAAAGCAATTAGATGTACCCCCTGAAGCTTTGGAGGAAATAGGGTTTTCGAAGGAGGAAGCAAAAACTGTAAAGGTGTATAAAGGCGAAGGATGTGATTATTGCAACGAAACCGGATACAAAGGTAGAGTAGCTTTGTATGAGGTCATGCCAATTTCAGAAAAAATTAGAAGAATGATACTAGAGAGTGCAAGTGTTGAGGAAATAAGAAAACAAGCTATCGAAGAAGGAATGGCAACCTTAAGGATGAGTGGACTTAAAAAGATTAAAGAGGGTGTAACAACCATTGAAGAGGTAATGAACGTAACTTTTAACTAA
- the aroE gene encoding shikimate dehydrogenase, giving the protein MYIQADTDVYCVIGNPVRHSLSPILHTFMFEYYGINAVYVAFEVQHIKEAIEGIKALGIKGANITVPFKNKAFELIDETDEDSSFLQSINTIKNINGKLYGYNTDFLGFKDMFMEYTKFYSEEDVVVVLGAGGVSVSVIYALYKLGIKRIFLLNRDITKAKNIQKKFNDKIEIEVGNLNDKEIINKADVIINCTSVGLKGNETPINTNWINESIVVDVIYFDTPLLKAAKQKGLTTINGMDMFIGQAYYAFKIWTGIDFSKEAAQNLLGDMEL; this is encoded by the coding sequence ATGTACATTCAAGCTGATACAGATGTCTACTGCGTTATAGGAAATCCAGTAAGACACAGCCTCTCCCCCATACTTCATACATTTATGTTTGAATATTACGGTATAAATGCTGTTTATGTAGCTTTCGAGGTTCAACATATAAAAGAAGCTATAGAAGGAATAAAAGCTCTGGGCATAAAAGGCGCAAACATTACTGTTCCCTTTAAAAACAAAGCATTTGAACTTATAGATGAAACAGACGAGGATTCAAGCTTCCTTCAATCAATAAACACTATAAAAAACATAAACGGCAAATTATACGGCTACAATACAGATTTTTTGGGTTTTAAAGATATGTTTATGGAATACACAAAGTTTTATAGTGAAGAAGATGTTGTAGTTGTGCTTGGGGCCGGCGGAGTGTCGGTATCTGTCATTTATGCACTCTATAAATTGGGCATAAAAAGAATATTTCTCTTAAACCGGGATATAACAAAAGCAAAAAATATTCAAAAAAAGTTCAACGACAAAATAGAGATAGAAGTTGGCAATTTAAATGATAAGGAGATCATAAACAAAGCCGATGTAATTATAAACTGCACATCGGTTGGTTTAAAGGGTAACGAAACACCAATAAATACCAATTGGATAAATGAGTCTATTGTCGTAGATGTCATCTATTTTGACACACCCCTCCTAAAGGCGGCAAAACAAAAAGGGTTGACAACCATAAATGGTATGGATATGTTTATTGGACAAGCTTACTATGCATTTAAAATATGGACAGGTATCGATTTTAGCAAAGAAGCGGCACAAAATCTACTGGGAGATATGGAGCTATGA
- the tsaE gene encoding tRNA (adenosine(37)-N6)-threonylcarbamoyltransferase complex ATPase subunit type 1 TsaE, producing the protein MINNKSYVSKSENETKKIAKEIVKNLISNKKRCVVFLKGDLGSGKTTFVRFALEALGLKDDEFEGSPSFTLVNEYKEGIFHMDLYRITSDEELINSGIYDYFSNEGIFFIEWPDKLKIKPDIVIEFKDKNGGRIINVHSS; encoded by the coding sequence ATGATTAACAACAAAAGTTATGTAAGCAAAAGTGAAAATGAAACTAAAAAGATAGCAAAGGAAATAGTAAAAAATCTTATATCAAATAAAAAAAGGTGTGTAGTTTTTTTAAAGGGGGACTTAGGGAGCGGAAAAACAACCTTTGTGAGATTTGCTTTGGAGGCTTTGGGTTTAAAAGACGATGAATTTGAGGGCAGTCCAAGCTTTACACTGGTAAACGAGTATAAAGAGGGTATTTTTCATATGGATTTATATAGAATAACAAGCGATGAAGAGCTCATAAACTCAGGAATTTACGATTATTTCTCGAACGAAGGCATATTTTTCATCGAATGGCCAGATAAATTAAAAATAAAACCCGATATTGTAATAGAGTTTAAGGACAAAAACGGAGGAAGAATAATAAATGTACATTCAAGCTGA
- a CDS encoding glycosyltransferase family 9 protein, with the protein MKILVIQIRQLGDVLLSSPLAEAIKVFDSSYEVHFLTSKVAYPILSENPFIDDIVVLEDGLIGEFKVAKVIRANHYDAVLDIQRTGRSKRLTFLSSAKIRAAFDRKGNNFYYNTLIKKKTRGYTPFERLDLLKAVGIENPKRAMPKLFFSDTVERSVLEYLKGKDIDNYFVVAPAARKKTKMWDAEKFGMLASKLSKHFGLKAIVVYGSEAEREIGIKCSSFIKDAHLIEKPFDIKSFAALIKNASFMIGNDSFASHVGVSQNTKTVVVCGPTSGWFLENNNTLLVYKGLKCQPCNNPSGCRFNFACYKELDVDFVLEKSLAFLSE; encoded by the coding sequence ATGAAAATTCTTGTTATTCAGATAAGGCAATTGGGAGATGTGCTTTTATCTTCTCCTTTGGCTGAAGCTATAAAAGTCTTTGACTCATCTTACGAGGTTCATTTTTTAACATCCAAAGTAGCTTATCCCATATTAAGTGAAAACCCATTTATAGATGATATAGTTGTTCTGGAAGATGGCTTAATTGGGGAGTTTAAAGTTGCAAAGGTTATAAGAGCTAACCACTACGATGCTGTTTTAGATATTCAAAGAACGGGTCGCTCAAAGAGGCTAACCTTTTTGTCTTCTGCAAAAATAAGGGCAGCCTTTGACAGAAAAGGCAATAATTTTTATTACAATACGTTGATAAAGAAAAAAACCAGAGGTTATACACCTTTTGAAAGACTGGATTTACTTAAAGCTGTTGGTATAGAAAATCCAAAAAGGGCCATGCCCAAGCTGTTTTTCTCCGATACTGTAGAAAGAAGTGTGCTTGAGTATCTAAAGGGTAAGGATATAGATAATTATTTCGTAGTTGCGCCAGCAGCGAGAAAAAAAACCAAGATGTGGGATGCAGAAAAATTTGGTATGCTTGCCAGCAAGTTATCAAAGCATTTTGGTCTAAAAGCTATTGTGGTTTATGGTTCAGAGGCAGAAAGGGAAATTGGAATAAAGTGTTCATCGTTTATCAAAGATGCCCATTTAATAGAAAAACCGTTTGACATAAAAAGCTTTGCAGCACTTATAAAAAATGCAAGTTTTATGATAGGAAATGATTCGTTTGCTTCTCATGTGGGTGTGAGTCAAAATACAAAGACAGTGGTTGTATGCGGTCCAACAAGTGGGTGGTTTTTGGAGAACAATAACACATTACTTGTTTATAAAGGTTTAAAATGCCAGCCGTGCAATAACCCATCAGGCTGTAGGTTTAACTTTGCTTGTTATAAAGAATTAGATGTTGATTTTGTTTTAGAAAAAAGCCTTGCTTTTTTATCTGAGTAG